One window of the Brevibacterium limosum genome contains the following:
- a CDS encoding sensor histidine kinase: MSEQSVPRRRIPRAVRIAGSILVGVILYLIGFITSAMALTANTWAFSDWELNDTGIVAVLLLFLAWGLVFLRHRWPWVPFVVGGLLTAGWGDALMLLIAVFHLVIRAPRRLAITASAVATGLIVFSTLRMCLAPAEHNPFSIFFLPDPAQVTGLEATIPPEDSHLAIRIITIAAAVIGLCTALGVGALLRRTQRMRAFESIAEREALRNESLTAEIARQSERELLARELHDTLSHRLSVISLHTGALEVGARTDPEVAATASALREEARASLEDLRHLVGGVRNGDLADRRPDQGTSAPPSRATMSAIPELISSVESTGTVVRLLVVIQDVDSCPPALDRAVYRIVQEALTNAMKHAPNLPVTVDVAVSAARGIQISVCNPLPRGSGPLDVPPRPRYAPDSVRELGAHTPAHGWGPAGSTLGPHETHLASTGSGAGLVGIRERTEMFGGEASIGVFGEEFQVQVRFRPFSPQN, from the coding sequence GTGTCAGAACAATCCGTCCCTCGCCGAAGGATCCCGCGCGCCGTGCGCATCGCCGGCAGCATCCTCGTCGGCGTCATTCTCTACCTCATCGGGTTCATCACCTCGGCGATGGCGCTGACGGCGAACACCTGGGCCTTCTCCGACTGGGAGCTCAACGACACCGGGATAGTGGCCGTCCTGCTGCTGTTCCTCGCGTGGGGACTCGTCTTCCTCCGACACAGGTGGCCCTGGGTGCCCTTCGTCGTCGGCGGACTGCTCACAGCAGGATGGGGCGATGCGCTTATGCTCCTCATTGCGGTCTTCCACCTCGTCATCCGAGCACCCCGGCGACTCGCGATCACCGCCTCGGCGGTGGCCACCGGACTGATTGTGTTCTCCACGTTGAGGATGTGTCTGGCACCGGCTGAGCACAATCCCTTCAGCATCTTCTTCCTGCCCGACCCGGCACAGGTCACGGGCCTCGAGGCGACCATCCCGCCGGAGGATTCGCACTTGGCGATCCGAATCATCACGATCGCGGCCGCCGTCATCGGATTGTGCACGGCTCTGGGAGTCGGTGCGCTTCTGCGTCGCACGCAGCGAATGAGAGCGTTCGAATCCATCGCCGAACGTGAAGCGCTGCGCAATGAGTCGCTCACGGCTGAGATCGCCCGGCAGTCCGAACGAGAGCTCTTGGCGCGCGAGCTCCACGACACTCTCTCCCACCGACTGTCGGTGATCTCGCTGCATACCGGCGCCCTGGAGGTCGGGGCACGGACAGACCCCGAGGTCGCTGCGACGGCGTCTGCTCTGCGCGAGGAGGCCCGCGCGTCCTTGGAAGATCTGCGTCATCTGGTGGGTGGTGTGAGGAACGGCGATCTGGCTGATCGGCGGCCAGACCAGGGGACCTCGGCACCGCCGAGTCGAGCGACGATGTCAGCGATTCCCGAGCTGATCTCCTCTGTGGAGTCCACCGGTACGGTCGTCCGTCTTCTCGTCGTCATCCAGGACGTGGACTCCTGCCCGCCCGCGCTCGACCGGGCGGTCTATCGCATTGTTCAGGAGGCTCTGACGAACGCGATGAAACATGCACCGAATCTGCCGGTGACGGTGGACGTCGCGGTCTCGGCGGCCCGCGGAATCCAGATCTCGGTGTGCAATCCGCTCCCCCGCGGATCGGGCCCGCTCGATGTTCCGCCACGCCCACGATATGCACCGGATTCGGTGCGCGAACTCGGCGCCCACACGCCCGCTCACGGATGGGGACCCGCCGGGAGCACGCTCGGCCCGCACGAAACTCACTTGGCGTCGACCGGGTCGGGAGCCGGGCTGGTCGGCATCCGCGAGCGCACCGAGATGTTCGGCGGAGAGGCGTCGATCGGAGTGTTCGGCGAGGAGTTCCAGGTGCAGGTGAGATTTCGACCTTTCTCTCCCCAGAACTGA
- a CDS encoding DUF4352 domain-containing protein — translation MSHPQNPQNTPQQPQSPQPQQQWSSQHQAPHNTQYQPAPQNYDPQQWAPAQNPQAYGPGGYQQQPYGQKPPKQKKPLLKRWWFWLLAIVVIIVIASAIGGGGDDTSTSAGGSSDAQQSGEAAEKEAADKPAEEASYGIGDTVAADDWEITVAKVEDGVSQVGDEFLNAQAQGQFVQIDLSVKNTGSDPNFFFEDDIKLGDDSGNTYSADSEAGIYAAENNILFLEEINPGNTAEGVLVFDVPEDVDPNKLTFAGGLFSDPVEISLK, via the coding sequence ATGTCCCACCCGCAGAATCCCCAGAACACCCCGCAGCAGCCGCAGTCTCCACAGCCCCAACAGCAATGGTCCTCGCAACACCAGGCCCCTCACAACACCCAATACCAGCCCGCGCCTCAGAACTATGACCCCCAGCAGTGGGCACCCGCACAGAACCCCCAGGCCTACGGACCCGGCGGCTACCAGCAGCAGCCCTATGGCCAGAAGCCGCCGAAACAGAAGAAGCCGCTGCTCAAGCGCTGGTGGTTCTGGCTGCTTGCCATCGTCGTCATCATCGTCATCGCCAGCGCGATCGGAGGCGGGGGAGATGACACCAGCACCTCGGCGGGCGGATCGTCCGATGCCCAGCAGTCGGGGGAGGCCGCGGAGAAGGAGGCCGCCGACAAGCCTGCTGAGGAAGCTTCGTACGGTATCGGAGATACGGTAGCTGCCGATGACTGGGAGATCACCGTCGCAAAGGTCGAAGACGGTGTCTCACAGGTCGGCGACGAATTCCTCAATGCCCAGGCACAGGGACAGTTCGTCCAGATCGACCTGTCGGTGAAGAACACCGGATCGGATCCGAACTTCTTCTTCGAAGACGACATCAAACTCGGTGATGATTCCGGCAACACCTACTCAGCTGACTCAGAGGCCGGTATCTATGCGGCCGAGAACAACATCCTCTTCCTCGAAGAGATCAATCCCGGAAACACAGCCGAGGGCGTCCTCGTCTTCGATGTGCCCGAAGACGTCGACCCGAACAAGCTGACCTTCGCCGGCGGACTGTTCTCCGACCCGGTGGAGATCTCCTTGAAGTGA
- a CDS encoding MFS transporter, translating to MTQTPTSATPAPTQKTNQRRVAFAAVIGTTIEWYDYFTYSTAAALVFAHLYFAPAGEGIGQMLAFATIGISFLFRPLGAFLSGHFGDRFGRRAILVVTLVTMGVATALIGLIPTYETIGVTAPILLILLRIVQGLSAGGEWGGAALLAVEHADDDKRGRAGSYPQLGVPLGMLLSSGVIALMTGVISPGEAFMEWGWRIPFLLSVVLIGVGYWVRRAVEDTPVFQEMNAETAKRKAPILVLLKKHLPLVLVAALIFAGNNASGYMTTGGFVTKYATDPVGFDQTDVLLAITFGSFVWLVSTAASGVLADHIGRVKTYVIGFIILIVTAFPLFWLIDTGNLGLLYLALGIFSIGLGISYGPQAALYVELFPASIRFSGVAISYALGAVLGGAFAPTIAQGLLQTTGTTASVSLYLLVMAGISLLAVSLVRDRKGIDLSVANEAEQSSGMWRIAKR from the coding sequence ATGACACAGACACCCACCTCAGCGACACCTGCGCCGACGCAGAAGACGAACCAGCGCAGAGTCGCCTTCGCCGCCGTCATCGGCACCACCATCGAATGGTACGACTACTTCACCTACTCGACAGCGGCGGCACTCGTCTTCGCACATCTCTACTTCGCGCCGGCAGGGGAGGGCATCGGCCAGATGCTGGCATTCGCCACCATCGGCATCTCGTTCCTCTTCCGACCTCTGGGCGCATTCCTGTCCGGACATTTCGGTGACCGGTTCGGGCGTCGAGCCATCCTCGTCGTCACCCTCGTCACAATGGGTGTGGCGACCGCGCTCATCGGACTCATCCCCACATACGAGACCATCGGCGTCACTGCACCGATTCTGCTCATCCTCTTGCGCATCGTCCAAGGGCTGTCGGCAGGCGGAGAGTGGGGAGGCGCCGCGCTTCTCGCCGTCGAACATGCCGACGATGACAAACGCGGCCGCGCTGGTTCATACCCTCAGCTCGGCGTTCCGCTGGGAATGCTGCTGTCCTCCGGCGTGATCGCGCTGATGACCGGTGTGATTTCTCCGGGTGAGGCCTTTATGGAATGGGGTTGGCGAATCCCGTTCCTGCTGTCCGTTGTGCTCATCGGTGTCGGCTACTGGGTGCGTCGTGCTGTGGAAGACACCCCGGTGTTCCAGGAGATGAACGCCGAGACAGCCAAACGCAAGGCTCCGATCCTCGTGCTCCTCAAGAAGCACCTGCCCCTGGTCCTCGTCGCCGCTCTGATCTTCGCCGGCAACAATGCCAGCGGGTACATGACCACCGGCGGCTTCGTCACGAAGTATGCGACCGACCCCGTCGGCTTCGACCAGACGGATGTGCTTCTGGCCATCACATTCGGATCATTCGTCTGGCTGGTCTCCACTGCGGCTTCGGGGGTGCTGGCCGATCACATCGGACGGGTGAAGACCTACGTCATCGGGTTCATCATCCTCATCGTCACGGCCTTCCCACTGTTCTGGCTCATCGACACCGGCAACCTCGGCCTGCTGTATCTGGCATTGGGAATCTTCTCGATCGGGCTGGGAATCTCGTACGGTCCGCAGGCCGCCCTCTACGTCGAACTCTTCCCTGCCTCGATCAGGTTCAGCGGAGTCGCCATCTCCTACGCTTTGGGCGCCGTCCTCGGCGGAGCGTTTGCCCCGACAATCGCCCAGGGGCTGCTGCAGACGACTGGAACCACAGCCTCGGTGTCGCTGTATCTGCTGGTCATGGCCGGGATCTCGCTGCTGGCGGTGTCGTTGGTCCGCGACAGGAAAGGCATCGACCTGTCGGTGGCGAACGAAGCCGAGCAGAGCTCCGGGATGTGGCGAATAGCGAAACGCTGA
- a CDS encoding response regulator — MNQSAPIRVMVVDDDPMVITGIRGILQAADGIDVVGSATSGEDAVEAAALHYPDVVLMDIRMPGIGGIEATQRLLNSVRPPKVVSLTSMSGDDHLFRALEAGAAGYLLKDIGPVDLAVAVRKVHAGEPILAPQSMRQVIAKVTSNTDQRLQREAVALLAGLTDRERQIAELVAEGLSNQEIAEETFMSLATVKTHLNRINVKLDTNNRVRIATMVVRAKQN, encoded by the coding sequence ATGAACCAATCCGCCCCGATCCGCGTCATGGTCGTCGACGACGATCCGATGGTCATCACCGGAATCCGGGGAATCCTCCAGGCGGCCGATGGCATCGACGTCGTCGGCTCTGCGACCAGCGGTGAGGACGCTGTTGAAGCAGCGGCTCTGCACTACCCCGACGTCGTCCTCATGGACATCAGAATGCCCGGAATCGGTGGGATCGAAGCCACGCAGCGCCTGCTCAACAGCGTGCGGCCGCCGAAAGTGGTGTCCCTGACGAGCATGAGCGGCGACGATCACCTCTTCAGGGCACTTGAGGCGGGAGCCGCCGGATACCTGCTCAAGGACATCGGCCCGGTGGATCTCGCCGTCGCGGTCCGCAAGGTCCACGCCGGGGAACCCATTCTCGCCCCGCAGTCCATGCGGCAGGTCATCGCCAAGGTCACGTCGAACACCGATCAGCGTCTGCAGCGAGAGGCAGTGGCGCTGCTGGCCGGACTGACCGACCGCGAGCGGCAGATCGCAGAACTCGTGGCCGAAGGACTGTCGAATCAGGAGATCGCAGAGGAGACGTTCATGAGCCTGGCTACGGTCAAGACTCACCTCAACCGGATCAACGTCAAACTGGACACGAACAATCGCGTGCGCATCGCCACGATGGTCGTCAGGGCTAAGCAGAACTGA
- a CDS encoding fructosamine kinase family protein — protein sequence MTDFLKLRKSAPDGFFATEAAGLRWLAEPGVIPVVDVIDHGADFLRLRRLGESGPSADAAAAFGRDLARLHDAGAPGFGWSPAPQSFFGPLDNPFEVPAESVDDFTDYWVEQRLRPLVTAVAGDLTGADRATVASAIDAIASGAFAGICSEGEEASARVHGDLWAGNLMWTPDGVTLIDPAAHGGHRLEDLALLALFGTPFLEEVFSGYEQAHPMPVGWQEDLPAHSFFALLAHIRLFGRGFLGQTVRAARSIIARAEHLDR from the coding sequence ATGACTGATTTCCTCAAACTGCGGAAGTCCGCCCCGGACGGTTTCTTCGCCACTGAGGCCGCCGGGCTGAGATGGTTGGCCGAACCGGGGGTGATCCCTGTCGTCGACGTCATCGACCATGGTGCGGATTTTCTGCGGTTGCGCCGTCTCGGAGAATCCGGGCCCTCCGCCGATGCGGCCGCCGCCTTCGGTCGCGACCTCGCCCGGCTTCACGATGCGGGTGCTCCCGGTTTCGGTTGGTCACCGGCTCCGCAGTCGTTCTTCGGCCCCCTCGACAATCCCTTCGAGGTGCCGGCCGAGTCTGTCGACGACTTCACCGACTATTGGGTCGAGCAGCGCCTGCGCCCTTTGGTCACGGCGGTTGCCGGGGATCTCACGGGTGCGGATCGGGCGACGGTCGCCTCGGCGATCGATGCGATCGCTTCCGGAGCCTTCGCCGGGATCTGCAGCGAAGGCGAGGAAGCGTCGGCACGCGTCCACGGGGATCTGTGGGCGGGTAACCTCATGTGGACGCCGGACGGTGTCACTCTCATCGACCCGGCCGCGCACGGCGGTCACCGACTGGAGGACCTGGCCCTGCTTGCGCTCTTCGGCACCCCGTTTCTCGAGGAGGTCTTCTCCGGCTACGAACAGGCCCATCCGATGCCGGTCGGCTGGCAGGAGGACCTGCCGGCGCACAGCTTCTTCGCTCTGCTCGCTCATATCCGTCTGTTCGGTCGCGGGTTCCTCGGGCAGACGGTCCGTGCCGCCCGGTCGATCATCGCCCGGGCGGAACACCTGGACCGGTGA